Proteins encoded by one window of Salvia splendens isolate huo1 chromosome 5, SspV2, whole genome shotgun sequence:
- the LOC121804468 gene encoding uncharacterized protein LOC121804468, producing MNHLHHHDAAVSSSDAAAPSAPPSPSPSNRSSEKPSAAVEDPCRDAVATSSSSSSSAAAAAAAASDSVVVERRGDYSAICKWTIANFPKIKSRALWSKYFEVGGFDCRLLIYPKGDSQALPGYVSIYLQIMDPRNTASSKWDCFASYRLCIENLSDDSKSVHRDSWHRFSSKKKSHGWCDFASLNSLHDPKVGFLHLNNDCILISADILILHESFSFSRDSYDLQANNVSSMGGGGNGLVIGDSLSGKFTWKVHNFSLFKEMIKTQKIMSPVFPAGECNLRISVYQSVVSGVEYLSMCLESKDTEKNSLVSDRSCWCLFRMSVLNQKLGAGSNHVHRDSYGRFAADNKSGDNTSLGWNDYMKMADFLAPESGFLVDDNAVFSTSFHVIKELSSFSKSGALVGVRSGGNVRKSDGYMGKFTWRIENFIRLKDLLKKRKITGLCIKSRRFQIGNRDCRLIVYPRGQSQPPCHLSVFLEVTDSRNTNSEWSCFVSHRLSVINQRMEDKSVTKESQNRYSKAAKDWGWREFVTLTSLFDQDSGFLVQDTVIFSAEVLILKETSTMQDFTDQDTDSQNLPSSLDKAGKRSSFTWKVENFLSFKEIMETRKIFSKFFQAGGCELRIGIYESFDTICIYLESDQSIGCEPDKNFWVKYRMAIVNQKNPSKTVWKESSICTKTWNNSVLQFMKVSDMMEADAGFLLRDTVVFVCEILDCCPWFEFADLEVLASEDDQDALTTDPDELIDSDDSEGLSGDEEDIFRNLLSRAGFHLTYGDNPSQPQVTLREKLLMDAGAIAGFLTGLRVYLDDPAKVKRLLLPTKISGNIDRKKINKDDESSPSLMNLLMGVKVLQQAIVDLLLDIMVECCQPSEGTSDDLSDASSKPFPDSSGAISPLESDGENETTGSAQLSVDDRLEPGIGESVSASAVQSSDVNRINLGAKAVPEQPICPPETCATISNENHSHQSKAKWPEQSEELLGLIVNSLRALDGAVPQGCPEPRRRPQSAQKIALVLDKAPKHLQPDLVALVPKLVEHSEHPLAACALLERLKQPDAEPALRLPVFGALTQLDCSSEVWERVLFQSLELLTDSNGEILAATVDFIFQAALHSQHLLEAVRSIRERLKSLGTEVSSCVLDCLSRTVISCADIAESIIRDIDCDDGASDSMQSGIFIFGESGPVSEKLNSGEEQHFHVSRHFSDIYLLIEMLSIPCLAIEASQTFERAVVRGTFVPQSVAMVLERRLARQLNLTSQYIAENFQQPDVDTDDEAIEQLRAQADDFASVLGLADALALSKDQRVKGFVKILYTVLFKWYADESHRLRMLKRLVDRATSTADASLEVDLYLEILAILASEDQEVVRPVLNMMREVVELANVDRAALWHQLCASEDEILRVREERKVEVASAAKEKALLSQRLVEYEASNSHLKSEMKAEMDRFARERKELAQQIQEAESQMEWVRSEKDDEITKLKAEKRTSQDRLHDAEAQLSQLKSRKRDELKRVMKEKNALAERLKSAEAARKRFDEELKRFATENVTREEVRQSLEDEIRSLRQAVGQTEGEKREKEDQIARCEAFIDGMESKLQACQQYIRHLEGQLQEEMSRHAPLYGAGLDALSMTELETLSRIHEEGLRQIHAIQQRKASSPLVSSHNHSHTHGWFPSTSLPMAVGLPSPVPNGSGIHGKGHTNGGTGPWFSQ from the exons ATgaaccacctccaccaccacgaCGCCGCCGTCTCCTCCTCCGACGCCGCCGCCCCGTCCGCGCCCCCGTCGCCCTCGCCCTCCAATCGCTCATCTGAGAAGCCCTCAGCCGCCGTCGAGGATCCGTGCCGCGACGCCGTCGCcacctcctcttcctcctcatcatccgccgccgccgctgccgctgccgccTCCGACTCTGTCGTCGTCGAGCGCCGAGGAGACTACTCCGCAATCTGCAAATGGACTATTGCTAATTTCCCCAAGATCAAATCGCGCGCACTCTGGAGTAAGTATTTCGAAGTCGGGGGTTTCGATTGCCGTTTGCTGATTTACCCCAAGGGTGATTCGCAGGCGCTGCCTGGATACGTTTCTATCTACTTGCAAATCATGGACCCTCGAAACACTGCTTCCTCTAAGTGGGATTGTTTCGCCAGCTACCGCCTCTGCATTGAGAATTTATCGGATGATTCGAAATCCGTGCACCGGGACAGTTGGCATCGGTTTTCGTCCAAGAAGAAGTCCCATGGCTGGTGTGATTTTGCCTCGCTTAATTCACTTCACGACCCTAAGGTTGGATTCTTGCATTTGAATAATGATTGCATACTTATCTCGGCGGATATATTGATACTTCATGAGTCCTTTTCTTTCTCGCGCGATAGCTATGATTTGCAGGCGAATAATGTGTCGTCCATGGGTGGTGGAGGGAACGGACTGGTTATTGGGGATTCTTTGAGTGGGAAGTTCACTTGGAAAGTGCATAATTTTAGTTTGTTTAAGGAGATGATTAAGACACAGAAAATAATGAGTCCAGTGTTTCCAGCCGGGGAGTGTAATTTGCGGATTAGTGTGTATCAAAGTGTAGTGAGTGGGGTGGAGTATCTGTCCATGTGCTTGGAGAGTAAGGACACAGAGAAGAACTCCTTGGTGTCGGATAGAAGTTGCTGGTGTTTGTTTAGGATGTCCGTGTTGAATCAGAAGCTGGGTGCTGGTTCAAACCATGTGCATCGGGATAGCTATGGGAGGTTTGCCGCAGATAATAAAAGTGGGGACAACACGAGTTTGGGTTGGAATGATTACATGAAAATGGCAGACTTTCTGGCTCCCGAATCAGGATTCTTGGTGGATGACAATGCAGTTTTTAGCACTTCATTTCATGTTATTAAGGAGTTGAGCAGTTTCTCTAAGAGTGGTGCTTTGGTTGGTGTTAGGAGCGGGGGTAATGTGAGGAAGTCAGATGGATATATGGGGAAGTTTACCTGGAGAATTGAGAATTTTATCCGCTTAAAGGATCTCTTGAAAAAGAGAAAGATAACTGGCCTTTGCATAAAAAGTAGGAGGTTTCAGATTGGGAATCGGGATTGCCGCCTTATTGTTTACCCCAGAG GACAGTCTCAGCCTCCATGCCACCTTTCAGTGTTTCTTGAAGTTACAGACTCGCGAAATACTAACAGTGAATGGAGTTGCTTTGTGAGCCATCGTTTGTCAGTTATCAATCAAAGGATGGAGGATAAGTCTGTTACTAAAGAATCTCAGAATCGCTATTCCAAGGCTGCCAAGGACTGGGGTTGGCGCGAGTTTGTGACCCTTACTAGTCTCTTTGATCAGGATTCTGGATTTCTAGTCCAGGATACTGTTATCTTCTCTGCTGAGGTTCTTATATTGAAAGAAACATCCACAATGCAGGACTTCACTGATCAAGATACCGACTCACAGAATTTGCCTTCTTCATTAGACAAGGCTGGGAAGAGGAGTTCCTTCACATGGAAGGTGGAGAACTTCTTGTCTTTTAAGGAAATAATGGAAACTAGAAAAATCTTTAGCAAATTCTTTCAGGCTGGTGGCTGTGAGCTTCGAATTG GAATTTATGAGTCCTTTGACACAATATGTATATATCTGGAGAGTGACCAATCAATTGGCTGTGAGCCTGACAAGAATTTTTGGGTGAAGTATAGGATGGCTATTGTGAATCAAAAGAATCCATCCAAAACTGTTTGGAAGGAGTCTTCCATTTGTACAAAGACGTGGAACAACTCCGTTCTTCAATTTATGAAAGTATCAGACATGATGGAAGCTGATGCTGGGTTTTTGCTGCGTGATACGGTTGTCTTTGTCTGTGAGATCCTGGATTGCTGCCCATGGTTTGAGTTTGCTGATCTGGAG GTTTTAGCTTCTGAAGATGACCAAGATGCTTTGACAACGGACCCTGATGAACTAATTGATTCTGACGATAGTGAAGGTCTAAGTGGAGATGAAGAAGACATCTTCAGAAATCTTCTCTCGAGGGCTGGCTTTCACCTTACTTATGGTGATAATCCATCTCAGCCTCAGGTCACTTTGAGAGAAAAACTTCTAATGGATGCTGGAGCAATAGCTGGTTTTCTAACCGGACTCCGTGTTTATCTTGATGACCCTGCAAAAGTAAAACGCTTGCTTCTTCCTACAAAAATATCTGGTAATATTGAcaggaagaaaataaataagGACGATGAATCTTCACCCAGTCTGATGAATTTGTTGATGGGAGTCAAAGTTTTGCAACAAGCGATAGTTGATTTACTTTTGGATATAATGGTTGAGTGTTGCCAACCATCGGAGGGGACTAGTGATGATTTGTCAGATGCTAGCTCTAAACCTTTCCCAGACAGCAGTGGCGCGATTAGTCCACTAGAGTCTGATGGCGAGAATGAAACAACAGGATCTGCACAGCTTTCTGTGGATGATAGATTAGAGCCTGGAATTGGTGAAAGTGTGAGCGCTTCTGCTGTGCAAAGCTCTGATGTGAACAGGATTAACCTAGGTGCAAAAGCTGTTCCTGAACAGCCTATTTGTCCGCCAGAGACATGTGCTACTATTTCCAATGAAAACCACTCTCATCAATCCAAG GCTAAGTGGCCAGAGCAGTCAGAGGAACTCCTTGGATTGATTGTCAACTCTCTGAGAGCACTTGATGGAGCTGTCCCCCAAGGCTGTCCAGAACCAAGAAGGAGGCCGCAGTCTGCCCAAAAGATTGCTCTTGTATTGGATAAAGCTCCTAAGCATCTACAGCCGGACCTGGTTGCTTTGGTTCCAAAATTAGTTGAGCACTCAGAACACCCACTTGCTGCTTGTGCACTTCTAGAAAGGCTTAAGCAGCCTGATGCAGAACCTGCACTGCGTTTACCC GTTTTTGGGGCACTTACTCAGTTAGACTGTAGCAGTGAAGTATGGGAGCGTGTTCTTTTCCAGTCACTGGAGCTTTTGACTGATTCCAACGGTGAAATACTTGCAGCAACAGTGGATTTTATATTTCAAGCTGCATTGCACAGTCAGCATCTTCTTGAAGCA GTGAGATCAATACGAGAGAGACTAAAAAGTTTGGGTACTGAGGTCTCTTCATGTGTGTTAGACTGCTTAAGCAGGACCGTAATTAGTTGTGCAGATATTGCTGAATCTATTATTAGAGATATTGATTGCGATGATGGTGCTAGTGATAGTATGCAATCAGGGATTTTTATATTTGGTGAAAGTGGGCCTGTTTCGGAAAAATTGAATTCAGGAGAAGAGCAACATTTTCATGTTAGTCGTCATTTTTCCGATATTTATCTTCTGATAGAGATGTTATCTATACCTTGCCTTGCAATTGAAGCTTCTCAAACTTTTGAGAGAGCTGTAGTTCGTGGCACTTTTGTTCCTCAATCTGTAGCAATGGTCTTGGAAAGACGCCTCGCTAGACAATTGAATTTGACTTCCCAATATATTGCCGAAAATTTCCAGCAGCCTGATGTAGACACGGATGATGAAGCCATTGAGCAACTGAGAGCTCAAGCAGATGATTTTGCTTCAGTTCTTGGTCTTGCTGACGCATTAGCACTTTCCAAGGATCAACGGGTCAAAGGATTTGTAAAAATTCTTTATACTGTGTTGTTCAAATGGTATGCTGATGAGTCCCACCGATTAAGGATGCTAAAGAGGCTGGTTGATCGTGCAACAAGTACTGCAGATGCTAGTCTTGAAGTAGATTTATATTTGGAGATTTTGGCGATATTAGCATCTGAGGACCAGGAAGTGGTGAGACCAGTCTTGAACATGATGAGGGAGGTTGTTGAGCTTGCAAATGTTGATCGGGCAGCTCTTTGGCATCAGTTATGTGCCAGTGAAGATGAGATTCTTCGTGTCCGTGAAGAAAGAAAGGTGGAAGTAGCTAGTGCTGCTAAAGAAAAAGCTCTTTTATCTCAGAGGCTGGTTGAATATGAAGCTTCTAATAGTCATCTAAAG TCTGAAATGAAGGCTGAGATGGATCGCTTTGCTCGGGAAAGAAAAGAGCTGGCTCAGCAGATACAAGAAGCAGAGAGTCAAATGGAGTGGGTTCGCTCAGAAAAAGATGACGAGATTACAAAGCTTAAAGCTGAGAAGAGAACTTCTCAGGATCGTCTCCATGATGCAGAAGCACAACTCTCCCAGTTGAAATCTCGAAAACGTGATGAATTAAAG AGGGTAATGAAGGAGAAAAATGCTCTTGCTGAGAGACTGAAGAGTGCTGAAGCAGCACGGAAACGGTTTGATGAAGAGTTGAAAAGATTTGCCACAGAAAATGTGACTCGTGAAGAAGTCCGACAATCACTAGAGGATGAGATTCGTAGCCTGAGACAAGCAGTTGGGCAAACAGAAGGCGAGAAGCGTGAAAAGGAGGATCAGATTGCTAGATGTGAAGCTTTTATTGATGGGATGGAATCCAAATTGCAGGCCTGCCAG CAATACATTCGTCACCTTGAGGGCCAACTTCAGGAGGAAATGTCACGACATGCTCCTCTATATGGTGCTGGCTTGGATGCTTTGTCAATGACGGAGCTGGAAACACTATCACGCATACATGAAGAAGGGCTGAGGCAGATCCATGCCATCCAACAACGTAAAGCAAGCAGTCCTCTTGTAAGTAGTCACAATCATTCTCACACTCATGGGTGGTTCCCTTCTACTTCACTTCCAATGGCTGTTGGATTGCCTTCTCCTGTCCCAAATGGCAGTGGGATCCATGGCAAGGGTCACACAAATGGTGGTACCGGACCCTGGTTCAGCCAGTAG
- the LOC121804466 gene encoding UDP-N-acetylglucosamine transporter UGNT1-like isoform X1 yields the protein MAKSIPILPMASADPSPVVEEKLFKGSAMTKRGAYAAISYMACAVLLVLFNKAALSSYNFPSANVITLSQMISSCCLLYVLRRSKLISFNANESVASSDSSNMLVSIQTLIRTSPLALTYLLYMLVTMESVRGVNVPMYTTLRRTTVVFTMIVEYLLVRQKYTRPILGSVTLIVLGAFIAGSRDLSFDSYSYLVVFLSNFTTAIYLATIARIGKSSGLNSFGLMWCNGILCAPVLLLWTLFRGDLEMTISFPYLLSPGFLAVLLFSCILAFFLNYSIFLNTTLNSALTQTICGNLKDLFTITLGWAIFGGLPFDLLNVIGQLLGFIGSGLYAYYKLIGK from the exons ATGGCTAAGAGCATTCCGATTCTACCAATGGCGTCGGCCGATCCTTCGCCGGTAGTGGAGGAGAAGCTCTTCAAAGGATCCGCCATGACTAAACGAGGAGCTTATGCCGCCATCTCTTACATGGCTTGTGCTG TGCTCTTGGTGTTATTTAACAAAGCTGCTCTTTCTTCATACAACTTCCCGAGTGCCAACGTCATTACACTTTCTCAG ATGATATCTTCATGTTGTTTGCTTTATGTTCTACGACGCTCAAAGCTCATTTCTTTTAATGCTAACGAATCCGTAGCTTCCAGTGACAGTTCCAACATGTTGGTATCAATACAGACGTTGATTCGCACTTCACCTCTCGCTTTAACCTATTTGCTTTACATG CTAGTTACCATGGAGTCAGTTCGAGGTGTTAATGTTCCAATGTATACAACATTGCGAAGAACTACAGTTGTATTTACAATGATTGTTGAGTACCTCCTTGTGAGGCAGAAGTATACACGTCCCATTCTTGGAAG TGTGACCTTGATAGTTCTGGGTGCTTTTATTGCTGGATCCCGGGACTTATCGTTCGACTCCTATAGCTACCTTGTCGTTTTTCTGTCCAACTTCACCACTGCCATATATCTAGCAACCATAGCCCGTATTG GAAAATCCAGTGGCCTCAATAGCTTCGGCCTTATGTGGTGCAACG GAATCTTATGTGCTCCTGTTCTACTGCTTTGGACCCTTTTCCGAGGTGACTTGGAGATGACGATTAGTTTTCCATATCTGCTTTCTCCTGGTTTCCTG GCAGTGCTGCTTTTTTCGTGCATACTAGCTTTCTTCCTGAACTATAGTATATTCCTCAACACGACTCTGAACTCTGCACTCACACAGACTATCTGTGGTAATTTGAAG GATCTTTTCACGATTACACTAGGCTGGGCAATTTTTGGTGGGCTGCCATTCGATTTG CTGAATGTGATTGGGCAACTTCTCGGCTTCATTGGCTCAGGCCTGTATGCCTATTATAAGCTTATTGGGAAATAA
- the LOC121804467 gene encoding ATP synthase subunit b', chloroplastic-like gives MANMIMASPRTLITAHKSKPQIQPQPQTHFSVPKICLPTSLKVNPQHLLAAATALSLSHAPPSLAADIEKAALFDFNLTLPIIAVEFLFLMFAMDKLYYSPLGKFMDERDAAIREKLNSVKDTSAEVKQLEEQGAAMMKAARAEISAALNKMKKETQVEVEEKLAEGRKKIEVELQEALASLEKQKEDTIAALDSQIAALSQDIVNKVLPTS, from the coding sequence ATGGCCAACATGATCATGGCCTCTCCAAGAACTCTAATCACCGCCCACAAATCCAAACCCCAAATCCAACCTCAACCCCAAACCCATTTTTCTGTCCCCAAAATCTGTCTCCCCACATCCCTCAAAGTCAATCCCCAGCACCTCCTCGCCGCCGCCACAGCCTTGTCCCTAAGCCACGCGCCGCCGTCGCTGGCGGCAGACATCGAGAAGGCGGCCCTTTTCGACTTCAATCTGACTCTCCCGATCATCGCGGTGGAGTTCCTGTTCCTGATGTTCGCAATGGACAAGCTGTACTACTCCCCGCTGGGGAAATTCATGGACGAGAGAGACGCGGCGATCAGAGAGAAGCTGAACAGCGTGAAGGACACGTCGGCGGAGGTGAAGCAGCTGGAGGAGCAGGGGGCGGCGATGATGAAGGCGGCCAGGGCGGAGATATCGGCGGCGCTGAACAAGATGAAGAAGGAGACgcaggtggaggtggaggagaaGCTGGCTGAAGGCAGGAAGAAGATCGAGGTGGAGCTGCAGGAGGCGCTTGCTAGCCTTGAGAAGCAGAAGGAGGATACCATTGCCGCCCTCGATTCGCAGATCGCCGCCCTCAGTCAAGACATCGTCAACAAAGTGCTCCCTACTTCTTGA
- the LOC121804466 gene encoding UDP-N-acetylglucosamine transporter UGNT1-like isoform X2: MPPSLTWLVLCSWCYLTKLLFLHTTSRVPTSLHFLSDSSNMLVSIQTLIRTSPLALTYLLYMLVTMESVRGVNVPMYTTLRRTTVVFTMIVEYLLVRQKYTRPILGSVTLIVLGAFIAGSRDLSFDSYSYLVVFLSNFTTAIYLATIARIGKSSGLNSFGLMWCNGILCAPVLLLWTLFRGDLEMTISFPYLLSPGFLAVLLFSCILAFFLNYSIFLNTTLNSALTQTICGNLKDLFTITLGWAIFGGLPFDLLNVIGQLLGFIGSGLYAYYKLIGK, from the exons ATGCCGCCATCTCTTACATGGCTTGTGCTG TGCTCTTGGTGTTATTTAACAAAGCTGCTCTTTCTTCATACAACTTCCCGAGTGCCAACGTCATTACACTTTCTCAG TGACAGTTCCAACATGTTGGTATCAATACAGACGTTGATTCGCACTTCACCTCTCGCTTTAACCTATTTGCTTTACATG CTAGTTACCATGGAGTCAGTTCGAGGTGTTAATGTTCCAATGTATACAACATTGCGAAGAACTACAGTTGTATTTACAATGATTGTTGAGTACCTCCTTGTGAGGCAGAAGTATACACGTCCCATTCTTGGAAG TGTGACCTTGATAGTTCTGGGTGCTTTTATTGCTGGATCCCGGGACTTATCGTTCGACTCCTATAGCTACCTTGTCGTTTTTCTGTCCAACTTCACCACTGCCATATATCTAGCAACCATAGCCCGTATTG GAAAATCCAGTGGCCTCAATAGCTTCGGCCTTATGTGGTGCAACG GAATCTTATGTGCTCCTGTTCTACTGCTTTGGACCCTTTTCCGAGGTGACTTGGAGATGACGATTAGTTTTCCATATCTGCTTTCTCCTGGTTTCCTG GCAGTGCTGCTTTTTTCGTGCATACTAGCTTTCTTCCTGAACTATAGTATATTCCTCAACACGACTCTGAACTCTGCACTCACACAGACTATCTGTGGTAATTTGAAG GATCTTTTCACGATTACACTAGGCTGGGCAATTTTTGGTGGGCTGCCATTCGATTTG CTGAATGTGATTGGGCAACTTCTCGGCTTCATTGGCTCAGGCCTGTATGCCTATTATAAGCTTATTGGGAAATAA
- the LOC121804465 gene encoding GDT1-like protein 1, chloroplastic: MMGYSSLSAAPLATFPWSCLAHPTFNFFFPPRFHSRKKKPSSYGSLVSSFAVSASAKELRRTKEKRCNFTSKICSSPAKFTFQLQHKPRKKCDSLLDHEVEDAPSLSFTKILLSCGFFTFLTAQQALAGPDVASSLQSLPFLGDAGDLSTGFASAFLLIFFSELGDKTFFIAALLAARNSAAVTFIGTFGALAVMTVISVVLGRTFHYVDDILPFRLGNADLPLDDLAAVCLLVYFGVSSLLDAASGDGLKAEEEQKEAQLAVSEVSGSGAGILSVANTVLSTFVLVFVAEWGDKSFFSTIALAAASSPLGVIAGALAGHGVATLLAVLGGSFLGTFLSEKTISYIGGTLFLVFAVVTLVEIVS; this comes from the exons ATGATGGGCTACAGTAGTCTATCTGCGGCTCCCTTGGCTACCTTTCCATGGAGCTGTCTTGCTCATCCCACCTTCAATTTCTTCTTTCCCCCACGGTTTCATTCAA GGAAGAAAAAGCCGTCTTCGTATGGTTCTCTGGTCTCATCTTTTGCGGTTTCTGCATCGGCTAAG GAACTCAGGAGAACGAAGGAGAAACGATGCAACTTTACCAGTAAAATTTGCAGCTCTCCTGCAAAATTCACATTTCAGCTTCAACACAAGCCAAGGAAGAAATGTGACTCATTGTTAGACCATGAAGTTGAAGATGCTCCGTCACTTAGTTTCACTAAGATTCTACTGTCTTGTGGATTCTTCACCTTCCTAACCGCTCAACAAGCGCTTGCAGGTCCAGACGTTGCCAGCAGCCTGCAATCGCTTCCATTTTTAGGGGATGCTGGCGATTTAAGCACAGGTTTTGCTTCA GCCTTCTTGCTGATATTTTTTTCAGAACTCGGGGATAAAACCTTCTTTATCGCA GCACTTCTAGCAGCTAGAAACTCTGCTGCTGTCACATTCATTGGGACTTTTGGTGCACTCGC GGTTATGACAGTTATATCGGTTGTTCTTGGACGAACTTTTCATTATGTCGATGACATCCTCCCGTTCAG GCTTGGAAATGCTGATTTGCCTCTTGATGATCTTGCTGCAGTTTGCCTGCTG GTATATTTTGGTGTTTCATCCTTGCTTGATGCTGCATCTGGTGATGGCCTCAAAGCAGAAgaagaacaaaaagag GCACAACTGGCTGTTTCCGAAGTCTCAGGGTCGGGCGCAGGCATTCTTTCCGTTGCCAACACGGTCCTGAGCACATTCGTGCTCGTATTTGTAGCTGAATGGGGCGACAAATCTTTTTTCTCCACAATAG CGCTTGCTGCGGCTTCGTCGCCCCTAGGAGTCATTGCAGGGGCACTTGCTGGTCACGGAGTGGCAACACTG CTTGCTGTTCTAGGGGGGTCGTTCTTGGGAACGTTCCTCTCCGAGAAGACTATTTCATATATTGGCGGCACTCTCTTCCTCGTCTTCGCAGTAGTGACGTTAGTTGAGATCGTGAGCTAG
- the LOC121802264 gene encoding adenine phosphoribosyltransferase 5-like: MFAAENGLKGDPRLEAISDAIRVIPHFPKPGIMFQDITPLFLNHKVFKDTVDIFVERYRDMAISVVAGIEARGFMFAPCIALAIGAKFVPLRKRGKLPGKVISEAYELEYGKDCLEMHVGAVQQGEKAVVIDDLVATGGTISAAIKLLECVGAEVVECACVIGVPELIKAENRLNGKALYMLVEPNEVQGCC, translated from the exons ATGTTTGCAGCAGAGAATGGGTTGAAGGGAGACCCAAGACTTGAGGCGATTTCTGATGCAATTAGAGTGATACCCCATTTCCCAAAACCAG GTATAATGTTCCAAGATATAACCCCTTTGTTTCTCAACCACAAAGTTTTCAAAGACACAGTGGACATTTTTGTCGAGAGATACAGAGACATGGCCATTTCTGTTGTTGCAG GAATTGAAGCAAGAGGATTTATGTTTGCTCCTTGTATTGCCTTGGCTATTGGTGCCAAGTTTGTTCCACTGCGCAAACGTGGAAAATTGCCCG GTAAAGTAATATCAGAGGCGTATGAGCTGGAATATGGTAAGGACTGCCTAGAGATGCATGTTGGTGCTGTGCAACAAGGGGAGAAGGCAGTGGTGATTGATGATCTTGTTGCTACTGGTGGGACCATTTCTGCAGCTATCAAGCTGTTAG AATGCGTGGGGGCTGAAGTGGTGGAATGTGCTTGTGTTATCGGAGTGCCCGAGCTTATTAAG GCAGAGAACAGGCTAAATGGAAAGGCACTTTACATGCTTGTGGAGCCAAATGAAGTACAAGGCTGCTGCTGA